The nucleotide sequence tgatatctgaatatttgttttttgtgattttttgctgatgcgatcttgaaacatatacaaacaaggttgacgattggatcgttgaaattagtttcgtaaaattcgtatcccatcaagttcgatgatatatatatatatatatatatatttattaagtagatttaaatttatttattttaaatgtataagtttataacacttgaaaaattaaatggtatgtatatttaagccaatccaatggtcaccaatttttaaaattaaatttaatatatatatttataattattatagtttttaaggGTATacaattgttaaattaatatatatatatatatatatatatataattatagtattttttagggttataaaattataaaattaatatttttcttatcgtGTACCGTGTTACCCAcatgtatacccgaaccaacccgttatcttaacatatGCTTAtcaggttacccgataacgacccgattcgttTATCGTGTCAACCCGAACacttgttaatttcgtgtcgtgtcgggttatcagGTCGTGCCAGGAATTGTCAGGCctagtacacacacacatatattctGTTTATTTTTAGTTCTTGCATTTATATTTTCAtaggtggtttttttttttttttttggagaaatacattatcataTTGTATTATATAACACAAACACTTTTTTCCTTCAGAGCAAGCATGCTGGATATATAACAAAAGTAGTTAAATTGGGTTAAAAGCTGAAACAAGGAACGTCTCCGCTAGAAAGTGGACCATATTGTATAGTAATGCGACAAATAATCAATATTGTTCATCACATGTTTTATAAAAGTGAAGCCCTCATTCACATGATTCCCaactattattaattaatacatATATTCTAACCATCACCATCTAAAAATTGTTTGAAGCTCGGGCCCGCCGTGATAAATTTCagctttatcaaatgtttccaattgTTGTGACTTTATAGAATGAGCTTATCGATCGTCACTTGCGTCTTGAGTTATTGAGTTTTCCATATATATTAGTAATTTGAGACGTCACGGTAACAATAAACTGGTTTCACTTAAATTCTCCTTTTAGTATGGACGTTCATCCTCATAGTTACCAGGAGGATCATAGCTGCAGATGACAAAAACCCAATTATTGTCACACTTGACCCTTGCACATCCAAGATGAATCGAGTTGCGCCAAACCACCTGAGTATAATGTCCGCATTCATCACCAACACACTTATTGGAGGCGTAGTTATAGTTGGGTTTCTCAGTCACCCAAAACTTCACGGCTTGAGCACCGGTCATTTCTCCATAGCCTTCAGCCAAGTTCTCACCATAAGGCCCTCCTGAGTGCTCCATGTCACACCCTCTCACTCTTGTATTGGCATACTGCTGAGCATAGGCTGCTACAGTGTCGTTCCATTTGATCGGACCGACACCAACTGCTGCCCGAGCTCTGTTGTGTTCATCGACGAAGTCTTGGTGAGGGTTAGGGGGATAATAACCGACTTTCCGGGCTATGGAGGTATGAGCAGCTAAGATTAATGCTGTGGAGAATATGCATAGTAAAAGGTTACTAGAGTACCCCATTTTTCTGTATCTTTGTGTAAGATGCAGGTGGGAATATCAGAGGTTGGTCTTAACATAAATGGGACATGGGATTATGGTATTTATAGAGAGAAGCTTCAGTCACAATAATTTGTTTAACTAAAGAGGGCTAAAATaggaattttaaataaaattattaaaataatttttacttTGTTAAAAGATATTCTAAATTCAAATCTCTGGAAAAATATATgttgaataatataaaataaattttgtacTTCACTAACTTTATCCCAAACATCTTAATAGATATCGCAcctaatatgatcaaaattaTTACTTATTCTGaataatttagggttttttggttcaATATTGAATAATATAAGTAGAAGTAGGCTATTTCAACCAGGTGAAGTAGGCTCAAAACTAATGATGCTTGCACAAATGGACAGCAATAACATGGCTAACGTGAAGGGGTTGCCGGACTTTTGCACCCATTGAAGACGACCCCACATTTCATCCAATTAACCAATAATCTCATGCAAATGATATTGATTAGTTTTGGagggaaaaaacaaaaaacaataaccGTTTATTGCAAATAACTAACAAGTTAGtagtagggtttttttttttttttttttttttttttttttgctgcttAGCGTAGACGAGAGCATATATACATCGTGATATTTGGTCGTCGGATTCTCAGTTATTTGGTTCTTGATTGCACATTCATTGTTCATTCACATATACATGCTATGTTTTGATAGTAGTAGAAAGGTGCATGTACTCTAACTGTGCTAGGACATCAAATCTATTCACTTTTTATTCTATAAGACTACGTGGTGTTTGTTCTATTTAAATTTGAATCTAACATTATGAAGGgtcaaattttttataaaacaaaCGATATTTCTACTCTAAATTACTCTAAAGAAAGAAGGGTTCAAACTCAAAACACAAGTTAAAAAAGAAAGGCATAACTACAAGGCAATCCACTCCTTGCATTCAAGttattatttattgttttaataTATACACAGCCGTCCCAAATTTGTGTTTCTGTAAGTCTTCAACCGAAACATTATGCAGTAGAGTCAAGGGAAAGCATGCGTAGAAGTTTGAAGAATTATCAATGATATACCTAGCTAGCTAGTCACGATTATAATAGTATAAGGTGGATCATGTGAATTCTCTTATCACTACTCACTATCTTATGGCCAAAAGCCAATTCACCATAGAACATAGGGTGCTTGTCACTATAGAATTAGAAAATTTGGTGATGATCACTGTTGGCACTACATTATCAGATCCGGCAATTTGTGTCTCTTGGCTTACAGTGAAGCTGATCTGGTCTTTGATTGAGTCTCTATCTCTTGTTTTCTTTAATCAATGAGAAACAAAAGATTTGAATTTCAGAATTTTTTTCACCATGAGAAAGAGAAATTCGACTAAACCAAGAGTTAGTTATCAACCATCGAATAATCAACAAACCACTAGTTAAACTGAGAGCGCaacaagagaaaagaagaaaaatgtctGAGTTTTGTATTCATGTAATCTCAGcaacacttttttttaattgaaaaggaTGGGGGAAAGGAAGAGGGAGGCGTTATTCAGTTCAATTTTAAGTTGAAGAGGGGAGGGAGTGGAGAGGGAGGGTGCTGAGCCTGTGGCCATGTGGTATGTGttgtttattttcataatttttttatttataattttttctttaattaataaaagtaaGATTGGTTTTAGAAAAGTATTGGGGTGAACTTGGATGATCATGATGTATGAATAGAAAAACTCTTCAAACTAAAGCATGCTTGATTTACAAGTAGAGAAAATTTCGGACATCATATCATGGCCACTTTTGTGCAACCAGACCTGGATTTATTTTCCTTCCTCCCCATTTATTTATCAGTTATAGAGTTGAAACTTATGGTAAAGTGATGTAATGAAGGTCACGGAATCAACGGACAACTTTTTGCGGAGCTAATTGACCGCAAATCCAGTAATTTTCTGTCAAAAGAAGAAtccttttgaattttgatttccCATAATTATAGCCTCGCCATGTTGATGACTTCATGATgttataaatattaaaaaaaattaacactgtgtttggaaaaaaaatttgagattACTAACAAAATGACAGAACTAGAAATGaatgaattttattttctaaactttgtgaattttcttatttggttaacTAAAAGGACAATGGAATTTGTatatggaaatttttttttaaacactcattcatagaaatatagaaatgacacatatttacgtgaaatttaaacttgagaATTGTATGTctcaaattccaattttttctttttcatgcggaaattctaaataTCTATGTTTATGTTTCCAAATAAGGAAATTGGTTTATATCTATGTTTATGTTTCCAAATAAGGAAATTGGTTTATGTCCATTTATAAATCCcaacttttattaaaatttcaaatttatttctctcatccaaaCCCACTGTAAGTTGCatattcttttcttcttcttttttttttctaaggaGAACGATAGCACTTTGGTATACCATTAAGCAAGGGGAAAGCTGGTACTATATTTGGCTTTGGGTTTAGAATTTAGTCTTTTCTTGCTACAAAATACATTAAATAGGGACATGAAGGGGAATGCTGGTAGATATAGAATGGAATGGATCAAAGCCACAAACCAAAGAGTACTAAGAGAATATAGAAAGGATCAAAAGCAAATAATTCAGAACTTTTCATCATAGAAGACTTGTTGGACCGATCACAGGATGCTGTATCTCTATTCTTTTTGGCCAAACAcctacattttttatttttattttagtattattAAGGGGAGAGTttaaaactattacaataataaaTTGGAAAGTTTTGAATCCGGAACGTATGAATAGAAACCCAACACCATGTTCGCTAAGATATTGGACCACATACATTGGTCAAACAAATACCTTCATGCGTAGATTTTTGACATCAGAACCTCCACCGTTCTCGAAATTTGGCCCGACCAACCACCTAGAACTCATATACGCAACCAGCCAATCCCcattcaataaaattaaaaaacacaacaaaaataaacaaaattctgAGAAAGGACTCACAAACAAGGCAGTTAGTGAAACCCAAATCCTAATTAAGCAAACAAACAACCTCCTTTCGCTATCAATTCAATCTCGATGAGCTTAGAGAGCAAGGAATTAGACCAAATAAAGAGGACCTAGATGAAAATTTCAAAGTGATCGAATCAAAAGAGTAAAACCCTAGAAATAACACTCCTAAAAGGATCCAAATATACATGCCTGGAAGGGAGGCGGAGCAACCCATTACGAGCCTATGATGTTAGTCAATTGTGCCCTTCAAAAGAAATATTTTTACCCATTAATCTAACAACATTTTTGTAATGtaattagggctggtttggttcGGCATACTGAaccaaaaatcaattaaaaaattaCTTAGAtagaattttgaaaactaaaatcgaaccaaaatttcaatttcttcAAACTTCATTAATACTGAAATTTTTTTCGATTTATCGGTCCAGATTGGGACTAGGGCATCAAGCCCAAATTGTTGGCTTCTAATTTTATCTTGATTTTGGGTTGAAATTTGGTCAACCCAATTTTTTGCTGCTTCCTGAAGTGTATCAAATTCGTGCCCAATTCCAATTCATACCAATTCCAATTCCAGTTCATACCAATTCCAATTTCAATTCATACAACTTTTATAGTCACTAGCaaactacttaaattaaaaatgcatgcaaccaaaatgaaataagtcaagttacaaaccaaaagtaaaaaaattaagttacaaaccaaacttccaaatgaatttaaattaagttacaaacttaaaaactaaaagttatGTTCTCTTCAGATTAATAACCCCAATTCAAAATTAGAAACAAGGTAGCAAACAACACGAACAATCAACCACATATTAATAACCCAAATTTTTACAATTGCAATACCAAAAATAAACACCATACTGAAAAGCAACACCAAAAATCAACCACATACCAAAATCACAATTGCATGCAATAAAAACATAACATAATAAAAAACCTCAATTCTCCCAAACCCTAGAAATCGACCAAAGATtaataaatttcaaataaaacccTAGATTTTGAATACCAAatttaaattattgaaaaatcatAATGGACTTCCAGTCTTGTGGGAGAAAACCCAAATTCCCAAAAAAACCCCTAGGTTTTAAGGCTCGAGCGTCGCTCGATCGAGAGAGAAAGTCGGAGTGACATATCAAGCGTGTGGACTGGTTTATGGTGTGGTCGAGAGAGAGGGTGTTGTGTGTTTAGCCGGAGTCGAGACTCGGAGAAGGTGGGTGGAGGACAGGCAAAGTCGAGTGAGAGTGTTCGATAGACCTGAGGCTGAGTGAACTCGAGACAGAAAGTAAGGGAGAATGAGAGTGAGGTGAGAACTCGAGAGACCTGAATTGGTTTGAACTGTTGAGACTAAACCTAAACCAATATAACAGGTCACATAATTAATAAGTTAACATTTTAAAATGAATAGATACATTTTTGGCATTCTTTCTACCCTTAAATGTAATCATGTTCGCACATAACATTCCACCTGACAATATAATATGAGTCCGTAAAAACCAACCGTGTTACAAAAATAACAATGTCATTCAGTTTGATTGTTATAACCTTACCACTTAATTGGAACCTTGAACTATAACCGTTGGCAATTGTAGGGGTTAATTACACTAACACCCCCTGATATTTatcttgttttcacaaaatcctCTCATGTTTGATAAATAACACTAACACCCCTGGAGGTTATAATTTCTTTCACATCACTCCTTAATTATGTATTTACCCATATAATTaattactttaaaaaaataaaaaaaataaacatagaaaaaataaaaataaaaaagctttcataaatttaaaaaaccaTATGGATCTTCTTTCCCTTCCATTTCCAGCCGCCATCTTCCAAAAGGAGCTGCCACGAAAAGACGACTCCTCTCATCTCTGTCGCTCTCAACCACCTCAATCTAGCCCAACACTCATTGACGTTCTGGTCTTGAATTTGGGTGGGGGAGGCCACGAACATAAACATAATCAACTTCATTTGGGAATAATTATCATGCTGCCGTAAAGATTTTATTTGTTGAGAATTAATAATGAATGATATGGGTTACAACTATTAACCTATTAACGGTTCTAGTGCAGGAGATCCAAGCACTCTCATCATCTCATGGGTTTCATTAAAATCAACAAGGCTTGGAACTAAAGcaagtgtgtatatatatgagttAACTACActagaagaagatgaaaaagaaTCGATTTTCTTCATGAAACTGGAGAGCACAGCCAGTTTCTACTACCACTAGTAGTAAAAACCATTTGCGCGACAAAGAAAAATTCGTCGTGCAAATGTGTTTTGCGCAACGAAATAATAACTTCGTCGTGCAAGAATGGTGCCACTTTGCTCGACGCATACCTTTGTCGCGCAATACTATATGCAcgacaaaaattaaattaaattaaattaaaaaaaaaaaaaaaccatcacgCAAAGTGAGTAACAAAACCacaggtgattttttttttattgtgcgAAATAAATGCACAATGAAGTTTTTCCCGCATAAACATTGCGCGACAAAGGCTTCGTCACGCAAAGTCCCTTCAATTTTTGGGTCAAAGCATTCAGTGCATGTGAATCAAAGGAATGACGAAGTTTTTTCCTCGGAAACCTTGCGCGACAAAGGCTTCATCGCGAAAACCTTGCGCAACAAAGGCTTCATCGCGCAAAGTCCCTTCAGTTTTTGGGTCAAAGCATTCAGTGCATGTGAATCAAATGAATCAATACCGTATTTAGTGCAGATGTTTGCACGACAAAGACTTCGTCGTGCAAGGTTCCAAACCTTCCTATAAGTTTGCGCTTCTGCTCTCCTTATTATTCACGATTCGTTTCGGAAACACTTTACTATTTTGCAGATTATAATCAATTTGTTCTTTTGATTCTTGGTAAAATGGTCGACTGTGGTGCGTGTTCATCAAAGACAATTAATGGAGAAGGTTCGGGAAAATGTTTGCGTTgtaaattttgcattttatatCAAGTTTATATTTAGCTTGAGTATTATGAATATATAGTTTGTTGATAGACAAGAAGAGTCCGACACTTTTGGTGGGAGCTACTACCGAATCACTTCTGATGAATTAATAGGGGCTGTGAAGTCAGATATGTGCATCAGGTTTTTGTCCGATGTTGGAGTATTAGTGCACGACAAATGTGGTGTGGATTGGGAGACTTGGAGAGCCACCCCTGAGGAGATGAAGATGCACTTGATCAATGAGCCAGCTGCGTGTGCTAAGttattagttaaataataattatgcttgttaaatttaatataatagtgatattttaatttattaattttcgcATGATAGCCTAATTGGGACATGGACAAAAGTAACCCAAATCTGATGATGTGCATCGACAACATCTTCAAGTCCCGTTTTCGGGagtggaagtttgataatcaacatgtgGCAGAGCTACAGCAAGAACCAGAACAACCAGTGGAGGAGCAGAAtagtgtttttttcttcttataatTTTCTTGCTTATCTAAAAATGAATCtgaatttgaagttttttttactatgaatggtttaattaaatatgcacttaatgtttattttgaataaaattaatgtattttaataaatatttatattaattaattatgcatgttgagcaaaaattgtacataatatgtaaacaaataattcactcgacacaatttcaccctcatTCAGTTTtccgaagagggttttattaattcgagttcgacccattctaggctacacgcctattaattacaatctttcttttgggaaagaaataccctttgattccaaTTCGAATAAAAATGTAACTTGAGGAATTtgatgtttgtttgatttttgtgaCTGCACATAGGTTGaaccctagattgcctacgtaccctcttgagggatcaagtcactcgtagttcatgGATTTGTTGagatttgatgccttgtgcagtttcaactcgtgcaggcaaggaggaGCATAATGCCttatgcagttttagctcatgcgggcaaggagcattttgaaaatttgatatggcttcatgccatttgagacttttcttcagctttgtgccatttgagactttGATACGGCTTCGTGCCCTTTGAAAACTGTTCTTCAGCTTCGTGCTATTTTGGTATTTGATAGcaggagtgaatttagtttatataaaccagggattcgtttcgatttcacggttgcgtctaaaatttgatattagactgcctacgtatccttaacggaatcaaaccggcgtagttcgttatcttgatttcatggttgtgtctgaaaattgatatcaaactgcctacgtatccttaacggaatcaaaccagcGTAGTTCGTAATCTTGATTTCATGGTTGTGTCTGAAAATTGATATcaaactgcctacgtatccttaacggaatcaaaccagcGTAGTTCGTAATCTTGATTTCATGGTTGTGTCTGAAAATTGATATcaaactgcctacgtatccttaacggaatcaaaccagcGTAGTTCGTAAATCAAAGTTGTCTccaatatttctttttgttttaaacgCTTGAACTTGGTGCCTCCGAGATGCAGTAGTGAACTCTTATTTGGCACACATGTTTGCCAAAGTGATACTGCCCATATGAATAATATGAGAAAGctactctttttcttcttttcgagTTTCCAAATAGTATTCTCATCTAATTTGcagcaagtaaaaaaaaaactactcatGATCATGACTAATGTTTTGAAAGCCACGTCACATTCACATAACTTGATGGTGcttttcacttctttttttttttttctttgtttgttgtcAGGGGATAGGTTGTCATTTTCCCTTTGCTTTTCTGGGACCTTTGTCAGTTTGTTCCCATTCATTTACCAATTCCCATGTGAACCACTTTTCCTTGCTTTGTCAATTCCTACGTGAGGTGTTCAATTCAAAGTGGGACTTCCAAGGGTCTTGATGACAGCAAACTttacttttatatatatatttttttatgtggTTTAAAGCTTCCAAGCTCAGATAGATTTTTGGCTTCCAATTGCGGCAACTTTCCTCTCTTCTCCATGTGAGAAAACCCTCACATGATGGACTTCATTCATACCCCGTGAAATGTTTTAGAGATCCCTCCTTTCCTTAGCTCCCAGACTCGGTGGTCTCCGTCCCGAAACGGCAGGCAATCCCGATATACTTGGGTTCCGGGGATTTCGTTACATTTcaaacttctatttggattgggTGTTCGTGGATTTCAAAGTGAGAATGGGTAAGGTTTGTTGGAGCTCAAATTCTTTATTCAAATTCCTTCAATTTTACCTTTATTTCCCCCTCAAATTgcaaaccatttttatttttgcaggTCACCAAAAAGCTTTCATTCTTTTCCTGCCGCCTTGCTCTTTgccattttttgtttgttcttcTCTTTGTGGATCAAAAGCTCACCACTTTGCAGGTAgttcctttatttatttattttttcatattcTGGATCTGCTTATGTATTTGGAGTGAAATAAAGCTCTAACTGTGATGAACTTGTCAATTCTTTCGTGCAGGCGTCCCTGGCAACGGCATCTCTTCGATTGGTTGTTGgacaaaaccattttgcagCCCCGAGTTAGTTGAAGACAATTGTTGATTTATGGCTCAAAAGGTGAGAGTTTGCATCCTTAAATTCGTAGTAATGCACTCCTCGTATCTGCTGTATTTTGAATGAGTTTTGATGTATTTAGAGTGTAAGTATTCGCTGGCATTTTTGTTTCCACAGGGGAAATTATTTGACTGGTCTTGACAATGGGGATTTGGACACACTTTTTTGTGTTCCCATTCGTATTTCGTCTTGAATACTTGCCATATTTTCTAattaacacttgtacaaagtAATGCTTTTCCCAAAATCTTTTGTAGTTTTGACTTGTCTTCTAGTCCATTGGGTGTTTTGCCATGTGAATGAGTTTTCTAAATAATTTGGCAGTAAGCTTCTCTTTCTTTGTAGACTTGGGACAACAAGTGTTTAATATAAAGGCTTTGaaccttctctttttttttgtcccaTCTTCTCGTGGCAAAGAAGGCTTTGAAcctttttttaaatgtttgtggCAGAAAAGCAGGTGAGAAATTTTGACGTGATGAAAACACTCTGTTCTTTCTTCACGTGACAAAGAAGGCTTTGAACCTTCTTTTAGCTGTTTATTCAAAGATTGGgaaatttcctttctttcctttttgtctTGTAGTAGTCTTTGGTCAAGAGTTGTGTTTGAAAAACTTTTCTTCTTGTGGAATTGGACCAAGCAGGAGTCGGTCAAGGGGAGCAAAAGTTGCATTTTACTTCTTTTCCCTTGTTTATTTTGTCCACAAATGCATCTGTTTTCTCATTGGACAGCAAAGAATGACTTTCATTAGACCTTTGA is from Malus sylvestris chromosome 5, drMalSylv7.2, whole genome shotgun sequence and encodes:
- the LOC126624220 gene encoding pathogenesis-related protein 1-like — protein: MGYSSNLLLCIFSTALILAAHTSIARKVGYYPPNPHQDFVDEHNRARAAVGVGPIKWNDTVAAYAQQYANTRVRGCDMEHSGGPYGENLAEGYGEMTGAQAVKFWVTEKPNYNYASNKCVGDECGHYTQVVWRNSIHLGCARVKCDNNWVFVICSYDPPGNYEDERPY